caaattgattaaaACAGTTAAGGTGAACGGGTTCGTTTGCAAAGATCCCAAGGATGTTTCGGCAGAGGACTTCTTCTTCGGGGGACTTGGGCAGGCAGGGAACACCGACAATGCAGTGGGCTCCAATGTAACGATGGCCAATGTTATGCAGATACCGGGCCTCAACACCTTCGGAATATCGTTGGTCCGTATCGATTACGCAgtgggtggaataaatcctcctcacacGCACCCAAGAGCCACTGAAGTTCTTGTTTTACTGGAAGGCCAGcttcttgtgggtttcattgacaccaccaacaagtttttcagcaaaacgttggagaagggagatgtgtttgtgtttccaaaggcacttgtgcatttccagcagaatgtggggCATGAAAATGCGGTGGCCATAGCTGCATTGAGCAGCCAGCTTCCGGGAGCTCAGACAATCGCCAACTCTCTGTTTGCAGCGGATCCTCCTCTCCCAGATTCCGTATTGGCCAAGGCCTTCCGCATCACCCAAGAGCTTGCCGATTACATTCAGAAGAAATTTGCATAAGAATTT
This region of Cryptomeria japonica unplaced genomic scaffold, Sugi_1.0 HiC_scaffold_46, whole genome shotgun sequence genomic DNA includes:
- the LOC131862547 gene encoding putative germin-like protein 2-3, whose protein sequence is MLWDCNTQFDYTFISRAFLSDSSVSLFIMGNRMIYFTLGLFLLICWYSDNVMAADSDPLQDFCVADKESMVKVNGFVCKDPKDVSAEDFFFGGLGQAGNTDNAVGSNVTMANVMQIPGLNTFGISLVRIDYAVGGINPPHTHPRATEVLVLLEGQLLVGFIDTTNKFFSKTLEKGDVFVFPKALVHFQQNVGHENAVAIAALSSQLPGAQTIANSLFAADPPLPDSVLAKAFRITQELADYIQKKFA